In Scylla paramamosain isolate STU-SP2022 chromosome 29, ASM3559412v1, whole genome shotgun sequence, a genomic segment contains:
- the LOC135115507 gene encoding EGF domain-specific O-linked N-acetylglucosamine transferase-like isoform X7: protein MSCPGDARGWVTTKEEQLSTFFRQADFGFVQEQLSEMRMYCTPQHPGDSWLECSDHLRFCQGNNIYIDFRPLKHRKEPVHYHIDVLDHGQVGGHCSLDENRLKSNSDQISALQSWGPELRHFVELDERVWRRAEMCDLWIESPTYLMKIDATVNMYHHFCDFLNLYASQHLNSTHHSTFFLDNQIIIWETLPYWSNFGAAFEAFTKNRLWNLNDVAGKRVCFKRVVFPLLPRMIFGLYYNTPIVWGCEGSGLFHAFSRHLLHRLRVTEGGQARGPDRRIHITLLSRDTKYRRILNERQLIKALEKNSTYVVRKAEYSHKMDFRLQLQNDQWSDIFIGMHGAGLTHLLFLPDWAVIFELYNCGDANCYQDLARLRGLKYLTWRDLSKLTPEDEGHHPDGGAHKKFTNYKFNVDEFLALVSEGAAHVMSHESWRNLHPPITLSPPPRDRQEL from the exons ATGTCCTGCCCAGGAGATGCTCGTG GATGGGTGACTACAAAGGAGGAGCAGCTGTCCACCTTCTTCAGGCAGGCTGACTTTGGCTTTGTGCAGGAGCAACTGAGCGAGATGAGGATGTACTGCACTCCACAGCATCCG GGGGATTCATGGCTAGAGTGCAGTGATCACCTCAGGTTCTGCCAAGGGAACAACATCTACATAGACTTCCGGCCGCTGAAGCACCGCAAGGAACCTGTTCATTACCACATAGATGTGCTGGACCACGGCCAAGTTGGGGGCCACTGCAG CCTTGATGAGAATCGCCTCAAGTCCAACTCAGACCAGATCAGCGCCCTGCAGTCTTGGGGCCCCGAGCTGAGGCACTTTGTGGAGCTGGATGAGCGAGTGTGGAGAAGAGCAGAAATGTGTGACTTGTGGATAGAGTCCCCAACCTACCTCATGAAAATTGATGCCA CTGTCAACATGTACCACCACTTTTGTGACTTCCTCAACCTGTACGCCTCGCAGCACCTCAACAGCACCCACCACTCCACCTTCTTCTTGGACAACCAG ATCATTATTTGGGAAACTTTGCCCTACTGGAGTAACTTTGGGGCTGCCTTTGAAGCTTTCACCAAGAACCGTCTGTGGAACCTTAATGATGTAGCAg GGAAGCGTGTGTGCTTCAAGCGTGTGGTGTTCCCACTACTGCCACGCATGATCTTCGGCCTCTATTACAACACTCCCATC GTGTGGGGGTGTGAAGGCAGCGGTCTGTTCCACGCCTTCTCCCGTCACCTGCTGCACAGACTGAGGGTGACTGAGGGTGGGCAGGCACGAGGCCCTGACCGGAGAATCCacatcaccctcctctcccgGGACACCAAGTACAGACGCATCCTTAATGAGAGGCAGCTGATCAAGGCACTCGAGAAGAACAGCACTTATGTTGTTCGCAAG GCAGAGTACTCTCACAAGATGGACTTCCGGCTGCAGCTTCAGAACGACCAGTGGAGCGACATCTTCATCGGCATGCATGGAGCAGGACTcacccacctcctctttctgccAGACTGGGCTGTCATCTTTGAACT GTATAACTGTGGAGACGCCAACTGCTATCAGGACCTGGCACGCTTAAGAGGACTCAAGTACCTGACCTGGCGTGACCTCTCCAAGCTGACTCCTGAGGATGAG GGTCACCATCCAGACGGAGGAGCCCACAAGAAGTTCACCAACTACAAATTCAACGTGGACGAGTTTCTGGCATTGGTGAGTGAAGGAGCAGCTCACGTCATGTCTCACGAGAGCTGGAGGAACCTTCACCCGCCCATCACACTCTCACCGCCGCCACGTGACCGCCAGGAGCTGTGa